The nucleotide sequence aaaactaaatattaatatatttttactagTTACAAGATTTCGAAGTTCATTTTGTATAGGCAACTGTCCAGACCTTGGAAAAATTCTCTTGACTGGCAACAAATATCTGTTTATTTGGAATTTAACGTGCTTCTACTAAATCAAGGATAGCGCCATCCTCATTTTTTATCGTCAACTCACAAGAACCTGTAATCGGAGTTGTAATATCCTGTTAAGTGATtgaaagtttatgaaaataactataaaataattagttaCTACAGTCTACTTGACATATTGTATAACCatgtggaaaataaaaatataataggAAATACTTCGCAAATAGTAGAAAAATATGTGTAGGTCAACGAACATAAGTATAAAAGAAggacaaagaaataaatacatagCTCAAGGTTAAAATTAACTCATTGCAAATTACATTCGATGCATTTTTGTCGGCGGATGATTACGTAAAAAAACGTGAATAGTTATTAATAAGCTTATTATTGATAATGGAACCTGATTTTTACCTTTCTAATGAACGAGTCGTTAAGTAACTAGGCCCAATTGCATAAATTGAATTCGAATTTTTTCTGTGTTATTTCCGACTTTTACCTGGCCCAAAAAATATCTGGAATAACAGTAGATCACAGGCAGAATTCTTAatgaatgttaataaaaaaattaatatttatatataaagaattttgtTCAGAGAAAATCACATATGCGATCGAATCTATTGAGCAGGCCACACCGATATGTCTAAATTATATACGGCTAGATTCATATATGTCACTCTCTTGAACCCTTAGTCTATACATAGCCCAAGAGCCCACGACCGCCAGACCTtccttattttataaaagatgaaaatttgtcTGTGTGTCCTCGGGTCGCCTTTACTTGAACAGGTAACAGGTAATAATAAAGGTGTATAAAATAGTATCTTACTTTCTATTAAGTATaaagcttaattttttttattttcttcacttatGACACTTGCTACCCCTGCCAGACACCCCTACACcctataataaattataattatacttTTGTCATAGtataaaacttgaattttatatatgttGCTTGggggtttataaaaaaatgttacccTAGTAGCCAGACCATTTCAATGGTTTTTTCATCTTGCCAGACACATTTAAAGCTGTAGGTGCGAGCGCGGGTATTTAGTCGATTGTGATTTCTTAGGATATCctagtgaaaataattttattacgtCGATATCTGggttataaaaagtaaaaaaaattcattttaatatcaaaaaataaaaaacagaggAAGGAAATACggagaaaaaaaatctaatcatttttataaatttcatcattgtcgtcattattttcatcttctCCGTCACTACTTCCACAGTCGATGTTACAATCGTTGCCAATATCGCCTTCGTCATCggtttctgaaaaaaaataaataagtttgtaCAATTAcgaatcattaaaatttatgtacaaTAATTCATCATGATCATTACGTACCTGGTGGAGTTATGAGTGAATCACTAACATAACTTGGTAGTGGATCTCCCTCAAACCATTTGAACTGATATTGGTCATCTTTCAATTCCAAACCGTTTTTGCCTGGTTGATATGTTGTTGGATTTTTTAAATGGGCATTGTTCCAAATGGTACATACATAATTTGCTCGTAAAAATTGCTGGAATAGTTCGCTTTTGCAAGGTGGTAGATTACGAGCGTCAAAATTTCGCAACTTTTTTCGGTTAAAAGCTTCGTTTACATCAGAGACTGTGTATTTGTGTATTTTAATCGTAAACATAGAAGCTTTATTCCATCTATTACGATGGTCAATTTTGCCACTGTAAAAGCAAATAGAGAACGATTGAatcaaattgaacaaaatgtGTTTATCTAAATCGTATGCATAACACTTTGTCTACTTCCCTCTTTAATAACTGCGCCCATGCTTATGTATACTTATATAACCTCTACCTTGGTCTATAGTCAcggatataaatatttctatgtaatatataaattgaactAAACtttaaactggcatcaattttATGATTGCAGACGATTGTTACAACAAGGCTCAGTAGCTATCGAAAGAGAACGACAGTTGAAGCAAGTTGAACGTTTGTATTTGAATTTAAGAAAAGTAGTGGCTAGACAACCGGGACCAGCAATACAAGAAGAATTAAGTAAAACGCAAAGGGCTTTGAAGTCTAGAGGAAATAAACTGAAGGTAAGTGACTTTCCAATGTCTAATGGTTTTcgtttacttaaaaaaaataagtgttCAGGTAGATTCTTACGTTTAACATTCtttgatgaataatttaatttttgtttctgatATAACGTAGTTTATTggatttctaaatatttatagccaaccattttatataatatttttattcactgGCTCATGGGTTATCAAACCATTGtgagtttttccaaaatgaacTCTTACCTCAAAAACCCCAAAAATCctattgatataaaatacttaTCGACTTAAACACTTAACAGCTGCTGAGCTGgagtttctggaaccgttggtaatATACTGTTTACCACTACAACACTCCCAATGTTGATAACCACGTTATCATCGTCGAGAGACCAAAGAGAGTGGTAGTAGCAGTAAACTCTGTTCACTATGTTGCGGTTGGTTATGTGAGGGATTATGATATTTTCCTTGAAATTTAACAGAATGAATggttataatataattaataattgttggAAATTAGGTAAAACGTAATAATATTTAAGTgagtaattatttgaaaaaaaaccgtTAAAATTGCACAGTGAAGATAAAAAGGATGAAAATTGGATGAATCTGTTGAACTTCTTCCTATCAAAGTGTAGCTTCAAATCTTCGAGTACTTTGATTTCAAACTGTCTCTTTGTTTTGTCAAAATGTGTGATATTTTTCAGCAATGCTACAATGGATTAAATTTTATCTTATTCTTATTCTTTCTCAACTCACTGTATACAGCAAATGTCCGCACTTTATGGTATCACCATGTTCATTTactcttaaactttttttacatattagaaccatattttaataattttaaatgcaTCAGATTGTACTTTAGTATATATGACaatgaatttcaactttattcGATAGCGGATAATTCAgctaattattagaaagtaataGTTTCTATAAGACCAGTTTTTCTATACATTTCTCTAGTTATATGTTCACGATTTACTTTGTCATCATCAGtatctttatttaaatattttttaacattaattgtgtcgaatttacttcaaaaattgtattattcaatgcattttaaacaaattgaggtttatcaaaaacatttcgtaagatttaaaatgaaaataaaaagtctAAATTCACAAAGTTtgcgaaaaatttttatttttattcacgtCCAAAATCAGATTCCAAATCCACTAATTTAGTTCACAAAAAATCattatgaaatttgtaaaatcaaattaattgaaaatactattgaaaaatgacaaaaatgaaaaatattacattttgtgtcatttataaaattaagatGAAAGGTGAGTTTAGAAAGTTTAAAACTCGTTTTGTTCTAAAAGATATCAATTTTCGTTAGAATGTCAAAcaacaattcaaatatttgcaaatattAATCTATAATAGACAATTTCCAatgaaatataacttttttgtcataacataaataaatttcaatcaaattatttttttcctcaaattgTCTTGATTTATGACTCTCTATATTATCCTCGATTTCAGTCTATCATTTGCTTCCATCTTTCATTCTTGAACTCTTGACACCTCTAAATTATTCTCTACATCTGCAATTTACCTACTTTCAACCTCCTCTTTTCTTCTCGTCTCATTCCATGAACTTTCATTGTGTCAAAtatttctttctcatttcaTAGTTGTCttaatttatgattttgtatTTTCTCTTTTCCATTTCACAATTTCTTATCAAAACTTTTGTTCTCAGACACCTAGGAATTTATTTCTCGCACGCTTATGAGTCAACATTTCTAATCTAACTCGTACTGTCCTCGTTGTAATggtttttttcgatattattgatcaaatattgaatgttttgtcCATACATTTTGATGTCATATTATGATACATATAGCATTTAACATTTCTATTAACCAATTattgttattactattactgTTGCTTTAAAACTTTGTTGAACTGAATTTATAAGtatttcttggaaatttttacaataatgctATTTGTCTGCAACCATTTCACGAAGCTGTTGAATAAAAGATATTATATTTCGAGTTCTTCCATTACCATAACATTTTAGTCTGCGTTTtaaaattggataaaatttaaatgattgATAATTACTCATTGATTTCTCTGGAGGTTATTAAATAGAATTTCTCGTGGTAAAATTTGTAATTAGTTGCTTTTAAAGAATATTCCCATGGCTAAACGCGGTGCTGGCAAGTTCAATTATACCAAAACACAGTCGTAGTTAAACATTTAATCTGTGTGagtgaatattttgaaagaatattaacaaaataaacaattaaaaatattagtaacACCAAAATAAGGTTATTGTGAGTTCTGAAAGGGTAAAAGTGATAATGGTAGGCACTTACCTaaactaacaatatattaaCTTCTAATATTAAAGTAAAAGTGAAAGTTACGTTAATCCCTGGCGCCTATTTCTTTTTAACACGTTATTATCAGTTTTACCTGCATGCTGGTGAATGGTTTTTCCTCGATTGTCCTTCTTTGAGAGATTAGAtcgattaaaatatttgattatcctGATTAGATTCGCCAAAAAGCAAAGCataaaaattcagtttaaaaaCACTGAGAAATACACTTTAGGCTTAGTTATactgaaaagtgaaaataaatgattgattttagcaataatcaaactaaaaagtaaaaaataattcatagtatagtaataaaattactggtgaaaaaattgagttctGATTCCGAGTCCGGGGACTTTCCTTGTAattctattattgaaaattaaaaatgtcataggaaacattcaaaataatgaaataagtaatttttgctttagtaattttattactacgccatgaattattttttacattttattttgattatagataaaaacatgtttatagTTTCTTTGaactataatttaatttttttaaactatatttatttttctctttgtcTGTCTTCCGCCATCGTTCATTATTGACTATTTTCGGCCTTTATACTTGAGAAGCTAATGAAtgtaactttatttattatatccGAAAAGATCTGACCAAGAAGAGATGAGTCGCTAGGAGCGAGTTCCTGTCTGTACGGAGAATTATCAATGATTTTTTGTTCGCAGCCTGAGGTCAGGTATTATATGCAAAAAAACAATACCTGACAGTAATGCTTGACTCTTGTTCTGTATTGCTTGGCGCAAATTCTTAATGGTCCCGCAGTAAATATGTGCATTGATTGTTTGACCTCGTAgtaagaaaattatcaataaaatgtcTTTTCTGTACCgaaaaactgtgcacatgagtttttgaaatatcaatattgCTTAGACTACGATAAACACATAAACGATAAGCCTTGCTGATAAATGTATACTCACATTAAAGCATATTAAACTGAATATTAAAcagcatatttcttttttttaatctgatgaacaatttttaaaaaaaaatatagttgaatTCAGAAGATTGCAGTTGGCCGATTTCTATGCACGCAAGTGTATTTATTCCTCTCCAAacaaattttcactataatcGGTACCTACTCGatagatttatcaaaaaaaaaaacttaaataataaacatagCAAAAGTCATGGATAACGTTTATAAGTACAAAAATAATCAGTAACCAAAGTGGGCATAACCATTGTACTAccaatataaacaattttttttagtcaGAGCAAAAGCTTAAGacaagaaatatatttacaataatcaTTTTACAGAATTTTACCAGAACTTacgaaaaaatgtaatatttttacttttatttgacTTATACTTTTGGTCTATAtctttatttgataataataattaaaaaatcatttttttagatattaataaaacaacatttattttataaaatagacattataacacaaaattaacaatcaaataaaacaaaacagtacatttaaaaaaatacctttcCAATACTCCTAAAAATGTACATTCTACACTACGGCATAGACAAATAAgcaaaaattatatcatatgATTAAAAGGGAACAAAACACTTTATGCAAACTTTTTCTCTTTCATGTTAATAGCCAAAATGGCCAAATCGTTAAGACGATTTTGCGTGGTAGTGGATTGTAAAAagttctttattaattttaatttggagAAACTCCTTTTCCTACTTGCTACagttactacaaatatatattttgattgactgattatcaatattttatgtcaATAACAACCAAAATGCCTTTTAGATTTGTCGCTCCGGACAGATGTCCAGGTCAGCCTTCCCTTGAGCGGGCGCTGCCCTTTGTTTTTGCCACTGATctaaacatttcattttttcgACCTTAtgatacattattttgaaagtgaAATTTGATATATCTCCACTgaatttttcaaccaaaaaatCTACGAAAAACTCCACATCGGAACAATATTAATTACGCATATTTTATTCAgcctttttgattatttatatttactgCTGGGgatatggaaataataaaatattcacaagtttaaaaaatagaaactacGCGGATCAACTCATCTGAGAATTTTCATCAGTGTCGGCGGCCAAATTTATccgaaataaaattaatattagattacttattattatttaaaatgtctgcactaacttttcaaataaatatttgaatatcaatGTGAAAAAGTAAACGACTGTTCATTGTTCTTCAAATGtaacatatttgaataaatacagTATTCCAACTAAAAATACCAACCCTAAATAACTGCGTAGGTAATAACTTTACAAAACAGTGGGGAATTAAATCGACCTTAGTTTCAAGTGTAACACCTTAATACTTGATTACGTAACTCTACCCCATATCTTCATCTTTTTGCAAACATTCAAATTGCAAGAGGGCTCCTAACCTAATCTCAACTTCACTACGCTACCCTACACAAGAATCGCATCAAACATTGAAATTGCGAAAGAGGCGACTGATCGAAAgcttaaaaaaactttctcttCATAATcgtctatatattttttttgtgttggCACTTCATTCGGACACCATGTATAATTATGAGTGGATAAGTTGTGAAGATTACAGCAAAAAACaacgaaatcaattttttataatattttttctaataaatatgtagaaaaaGCTTTAAAGACATGAAAGGCATCAATTTAATAGTGATTAATTACACAAATAACAATCAAGAAGCGTTTTTTCTAATACTTTTTGGTAGCATTGGTGTATTTTCAAACAGTTATTATCTCAACTTCGCCTTTTACATTATTCCACCATTTTTCTTTcctatcaaataataatattaacatcACTCCCcaacatatttaattttttataacccATGAgctataatttatatttatttttattagtaattttaatTGTCACATGCTTCCATTTCAGTTGTAgtttcatttatcattttcaacGTATAAACTCATTGAaaaacaagtttaaaaaaaGTAACTTGACTTTCTGATATGTATTCGCCACTAATCCCCCTTACtaatatgttattttattttttaaaatgatgttcggtaataattattatatattacttGTAGTGCATGGTTTCTGAATTGAATATGGCAGATTTAAAAGTAAACGAATATAAATCTGATTTGCAACGCGTATCAGAAGAATTAGCAGATTTGAAAAAGAAGTATTTGGCGGAAAAGAAAGCAAATCGAACGTTGCGCATGGCGCACGAATCACGCCGGGAATTGAATCATAGTCGAGTCGGTGATACCGGCGAAGTTAAGTTTACTGGTGGAGGTTTTCGAATGTCAGTCTCCCAAATTTCGTCGAAATAATTGATAGTTAAAGTATTTACCATCATAATTTTAGAATCTACTGTCTCAGTGAATATTCCGGATTTCGtgagtataaaattttattcaaattataacttaaatattagtaaatcgtctttattttgtttgtagATGTGAAAATGTCGAAGGTTAAACTTGAAGTTTGTGTTGACAGTCTCGAATCTGCACTAGCGGCGATCGAGGGTGGCGCGGATAGATTAGAATTATGCTCCTCACTAATAGATGGCGGACTTACTCCAACCCCTGGATTACTGatacaaattcaaaatatgaattcaaaaaATGTTCCAGTTTATTGTCTGTTGCGTTGTAGACCaggaaattttatttacagTCATGAAGAAATCGAAATTATGAAGGAAGATGCCAAAATTTTACGCAAACATGGAGCTGATGGATTTGTCTTTGGTGCTTTGTCGGACAATGGGGATGTTGATATGAAAATCTGCCGAGAACTAATCAGGGTCTGTCATCCGCTTCCTGTAACTTTCCATAGGGCTTTCGATTTCTGTAGACGACCAACTATTGAAGTTGAAGTTATTATAGACTTGGGTTTCCAAAGAATTTTGACCAGTGGTAAGCAACAGAATGCTCAAATGGGTGTTAAACTTATTAAAAAGCTAGTAGAACAAGTTGGTCATCGAATTATAATCATGCCAGGAGGAGGAGTAACCAAAGAGAACATAAAGTACATCTTGGAAAACACAGAAGCCAAAGAAATACATGGATCATTCAAAGTGCCCAAAGAGGAGCCAGAAAAAACTGAAGAAGATAGCGAGGCTGTCATAGGGGAAAGGGAAGGACCAATCTACATTACTACTGAAAATGCTGTGATggaaattgttgatattttaaaGACTCTATAATTTGCTTCTCTAAGAATAATgttaaattctattttatttatgactatgtatttcaattttgtttctgTGAAACTCCCGTGAAATGTGAACCtacgaaaataaattgaatgtaacaatttcatatagtttttcattACCGATATCCTATTTCACGTTTTAATGAAGGAATAAAAATGGCTTGCACAATCGTTTTAAATCCATCTATTAGCAATGATCGTAACTTCTCTATGAAATTaggatatattaaaataaaaatgttacaaatCGAAAGTCATTTCCTGaatattaaaattccaatttaaattatttttaaaacaatatcgAAATAATCATGAATACTATTAAACAGGAAATTTTTATATGCGTATTGCTAGACATATAATATGTCAGATATGTACACCCTAACCTATGCTTTATATAAATAGCAAACACATGAGTGAGGTTAGTCTgaaagaataaattgaaataatgctTCCAAATCAAAAGAGGCAGCTGTACACATCTCTACTTACCATGTCAGAGGATTTTAGTGAATATCCTCAAAAACTACTCTCAGGTTTAGGTAAATCGACCAAAAGAGGCATTAAAAAGTGTTCAGTTTGCGGAGTATATAATGGCACAAGAAGTATTActtgtaaaaataaaagttgtaacGCAGTTCTAAAACCGTCGgaagaaaaatctaaattaGATTTGGATGCCGTAAAATTGTTAACCAATACTGAAAAACAAGTGTATTCGGTTAAAATTTCTGATATGGGGTCTGATTATAGAGGCTTTGTGCAGCTTCCAGTACTACAGTCTTGCACAGAGAAGGATACGAGTAATTATTCAGAGGTTGCTATTTGTTTCGTTGATTCTTGTCAAAACTCATTCGATAATTCGATATTAAAATGTCATGAAGAGGAAAGAACTAGTACAGATTCGAATAAAGTTTTATGTACACACATAAAATCTGCTTTAAAAAGTCAAAACGAAGCTTCTCCTATCGAACTTAAACTTGATGTTCTCCATTcactgaatattaaaaattatatcaaacagAGGCTGTGCTTATTAAATTCTGAGAAAGAAGGAACATTAGTACAAAGGGTCTCTAAATCTGTTATAGTTGTTAAATGCCATGCAAGTGCTAAGCACCCCTTAGGATATTTACATTTTACCTTTATAAAGGGTAATAGCAAAGATGTTTATGAGAAATTTGATTGTGGCTGTTCAAATTTTCCAGGTTTGCATGAATTTATTTACGTACCTTATAAATGATGTgatggtaattttttaaaattttagtgttAGAAATATTAGACCATGAATGCAGTcatggaaaacaaaaatgtattcattATTACGCTTGTATTTGGGCTTTAGTGTGTGAAGGGAAATGTGATGAATATGCGAGTATTGTTACTTGCGAAACATCCAGAGGTTGGAGTATATTGTATTCTAATCTCTTACTAGAAATACAATATAAGTTTTGTAGAtttaattattccaaaaaatattgaactgaCTAAAGTAAATACCAGTTATACGGCGAATGTAACAAGATTACAATCCAAGCTTAAAGTATTACCTAAAATTAGAGAGGTAAGACTAagaatttttatgttaatagcgaaaatagaaattcatttgTGATTAAAATATGTCAGTACACAGTTTGTGATACAATTGAGTGTCTTTGAGGTTTATGGCATTACAATTATAGTTAAGTAGGGTGATTATATTGTTTGGGCAGTTGTTAACTAGTCTTTCGTTTTTGTACTTTTCGCAGTTCAACAATAAATGCTTCACATTTAGATTCTCATTATAAGATTCACATATTGGTGGATTTTCTCAGTTAAATAGATATGAGTGTGTCACTTTAGTGTGCACTtgaacaatcaatttttatttaatccatacgatttttaaaattgtttttccatGGCTAAACAaatggttttatagattttaataagtTGTTGAATGATGGAACCTATAGAGTCTGTAATTAAagctattttattatattgatttattctGGCGATTATTAGTGCCTGTAGTTTGGTATAGAGTTCTTCAGTGTGGACGCTATTATATGTAGAT is from Diorhabda sublineata isolate icDioSubl1.1 chromosome 1, icDioSubl1.1, whole genome shotgun sequence and encodes:
- the LOC130443234 gene encoding copper homeostasis protein cutC homolog — its product is MSKVKLEVCVDSLESALAAIEGGADRLELCSSLIDGGLTPTPGLLIQIQNMNSKNVPVYCLLRCRPGNFIYSHEEIEIMKEDAKILRKHGADGFVFGALSDNGDVDMKICRELIRVCHPLPVTFHRAFDFCRRPTIEVEVIIDLGFQRILTSGKQQNAQMGVKLIKKLVEQVGHRIIIMPGGGVTKENIKYILENTEAKEIHGSFKVPKEEPEKTEEDSEAVIGEREGPIYITTENAVMEIVDILKTL
- the LOC130446054 gene encoding uncharacterized protein C2orf42 homolog → MLPNQKRQLYTSLLTMSEDFSEYPQKLLSGLGKSTKRGIKKCSVCGVYNGTRSITCKNKSCNAVLKPSEEKSKLDLDAVKLLTNTEKQVYSVKISDMGSDYRGFVQLPVLQSCTEKDTSNYSEVAICFVDSCQNSFDNSILKCHEEERTSTDSNKVLCTHIKSALKSQNEASPIELKLDVLHSLNIKNYIKQRLCLLNSEKEGTLVQRVSKSVIVVKCHASAKHPLGYLHFTFIKGNSKDVYEKFDCGCSNFPVLEILDHECSHGKQKCIHYYACIWALVCEGKCDEYASIVTCETSRDLIIPKNIELTKVNTSYTANVTRLQSKLKVLPKIREKSKLHRKKQSLKRCHRIMPKILPIEIKVLKDTPKPNDMVSWGFIDWLSFVTESINKTMQFDNYGIVNTTILQIPEDFYKCFQQRIPNVYDVVENGNSHVYYIMNILHLKEIFDTPKIKLMISKKFVHNDQKGYVEYNENNEEVDKSFLCPFIYFLNVGQSTVDESDNTNNSFYIEWTPSLFSVINIGQLKLQYKYGRKST